AATAAAAACTTATCTTTGTATACAATTTTTATTAAATCAACAATCTTATATAAATTATGGATTTTAGCCTTACTGAAGAGCATATCATGATTCGCGATGCCGCTCGCGATTTTGCACAAACAGAATTATTACCAGGAGTTATCGAACGTGATAACGCTCAAACGTTTCCAAATGAACTGGTACGTAAAATGGGAGCGCTTGGTTTTATGGGTATAATGGTAGACCCTAAATATGGAGGAAGTGGTATGGACGCTATTTCTTATGTATTAATTATGGAAGAATTGTCTAAAATAGATGCTTCAGCTTCTGTAATGGTATCTGTAAACAACTCTTTAGTATGTTACGGACTAGAAGCTTACGCTAATGAAGAACAAAAACAAAAATATCTAACAAAACTAGCTACAGGAGAATCCATTGGTGCTTTTTGTTTAAGCGAGCCTGAGGCTGGAAGTGATGCCACATCACAAAAAACAACTGCTATTGATATGGGCGACCATTATGTTATCAACGGTACAAAAAACTGGATTACAAATGGTGGACGTAGTGATGTATATTTAGTAATTGCACAAACAGATAAAGAAAAGAAGCATAAAGGAATTAATGCTTTTATTGTTGAAAGAGGGACACCTGGTTTTGATATTGGACCAAAAGAAGATAAATTAGGAATTAGAGGTAGTGATACACATACCTTACAGTTTAATGACGTTAAAGTACCAAAAGAAAACAGAATTGGTGAAGATGGATTTGGGTTTAAATTTGCTATGAAAACATTATCTGGTGGACGTATTGGAATTGCTGCACAAGCTTTAGGTATTGCTGGAGGTGCTTATGAGTTAGCTTTAAAATATAGTAAAGAACGTAAAGCTTTTGGTACAGAAATTTGTAACCATCAAGCAATCGCTTTTAAACTAGCTGATATGTACACAGAAATCGAAGCTGCTAGAATGTTAGTCATGAAAGCTGCTTGGGATAAAGACCAAGGTAATAACTATGATATGTCAAGTGCTATGGCTAAGTTATATGCTAGTAAAGTAGCTATGGAACAAACTGTAGAAGCTGTACAAATACATGGAGGAAATGGTTTTGTTAAAGAATATCATGTAGAACGTATGATGCGTGATGCTAAAATCACTCAAATTTATGAAGGTACTTCAGAAATACAAAAAATTGTAATTTCTAGAGGTATTATTAAAGGGTAACCCTTCAATATTCAAATATAAAAAAGGCTTTAAAATTAATTTTAAAGCCTTTTTTATTATTAATTAGACATCTCATCTAAAACTAATCTGATTTCACCATAACTATATTTATTAGCTATTTTAGATTTTAGATCCGATAAGTTATCAAAAGTTTGTTTAGGAATTAACGCTTTCAATTCCTTGTAATGCTTGTCAGAAATTAAATCTGTAATTTTAACTTCACCTGATGGGATAAAACTGGCTAGATGACCAAATATGGTATTCACATTTAAATCACGTTCAAAAGCTATCTGATCTATTGATTTACCAGATTTAAAAATTTGTAAAGAGGTTTCTTTTGTATCCCCTTTTTTTCGTTTTGGTTTGGCTTCTTCAAAAATTTCTTTGCCATTAGACATCTCAATGTCATGCTCCTCACAATACGTTCTTATTATATTTATAATCTCACTACCGTACTTGCCCACACGCGTTTTACCAAAACCATTAACGTTTAATAACTCACTTTGACTCGTTGGTAAGGTTTCACACATTTCGTATAATGATTTTTGTGTGAATATTTGAAAATGAACTAAATCTTCTCTATCTGCAATTGTATTTCTTAATTCTCTTAATAATTCAAATAATTCAACATTTGTCGTTCCATCTACAACTGTCTTTCTAGGTTTTTTAGGTTTCTCTTTTGTTAAAAAAACAGATTTCGCTCTTAATTCTAAAAATAATTTAACTGAAAAGCCAGAATACAAATTAGAAAAATACAACTGTTTAACACCAATTAAGTCCTCCAACATATCCAATTGTTTATTAAAGTCAGTGTCTAACGTTTTATTATCAGTAGTAAAATTAAATGTTTTATACACTTCAATGATACTAACATCAAGTTGTTGTTTATAATAACTTATGGCTTTATTAAACCTAGATTGAATTTCATCACTTGTTTCAGGAGTAGCCGACACTTCGCAAATTTCTATCAATTGCGCTTTAAACCCATTGGCCACTTTTAATAAAGAAGCCACACAATCTTTTAAACTAGTTAAAGGGCCTTCAATATTTCCTTGAAAACTTCCTTTATTTTTATAATAAATGTCTAGCAGACGATTAGTAGGATATAAAAATTGGTAAAAATCAAAAATATCAGAGATTAAACTTAACTGAAAATGTGCTTTAGACTCTTGAAGTATACTTTCATCCGGTTGATTTTTCTCTGCCTCAAGATTAAACTTAATAACATTAGTATCACTAATAATCTGACTAGAATTAATCTTACTTTTCAATACTAAACCTTCTAAAGATTTACATCTACTCAAAGCCACATAAGTTTGACCATGGGCAAAAGCACCTTC
This portion of the Olleya sp. Bg11-27 genome encodes:
- a CDS encoding helix-turn-helix domain-containing protein, with the translated sequence MGSNKELELANNFVNKTNRNIFLTGKAGTGKTTFLHKLKLNSLKRIVIVAPTGVAAINAKGVTIHSFFQLPFGPILPNDDLNSSGGFNRKFGKTKINIIRSLDLLIIDEISMVRADVLDGIDKTLRRYRNRNLVFGGVQVLMIGDLQQLSPVVKDNEWHLLKPFYNNAFFFSSHAYQQCNPISVELKHIYRQDNPLFINILNEIRTNSLSQASADELNKRYKPDFEPKEDEGYISLTTHNNKAEYTNKAKLEKLKGKSKSYKAKVEGKFPEFSFPNKESLVLKVGSQVMFVKNDSSADKRYFNGKIGKVILLDKDEVVVKCPDDEYNIITKPEIWENINYAVDKDTNAISENKIGSFTQIPLRLAWSITIHKSQGLTFDKAIIDSEGAFAHGQTYVALSRCKSLEGLVLKSKINSSQIISDTNVIKFNLEAEKNQPDESILQESKAHFQLSLISDIFDFYQFLYPTNRLLDIYYKNKGSFQGNIEGPLTSLKDCVASLLKVANGFKAQLIEICEVSATPETSDEIQSRFNKAISYYKQQLDVSIIEVYKTFNFTTDNKTLDTDFNKQLDMLEDLIGVKQLYFSNLYSGFSVKLFLELRAKSVFLTKEKPKKPRKTVVDGTTNVELFELLRELRNTIADREDLVHFQIFTQKSLYEMCETLPTSQSELLNVNGFGKTRVGKYGSEIINIIRTYCEEHDIEMSNGKEIFEEAKPKRKKGDTKETSLQIFKSGKSIDQIAFERDLNVNTIFGHLASFIPSGEVKITDLISDKHYKELKALIPKQTFDNLSDLKSKIANKYSYGEIRLVLDEMSN
- a CDS encoding acyl-CoA dehydrogenase; translation: MDFSLTEEHIMIRDAARDFAQTELLPGVIERDNAQTFPNELVRKMGALGFMGIMVDPKYGGSGMDAISYVLIMEELSKIDASASVMVSVNNSLVCYGLEAYANEEQKQKYLTKLATGESIGAFCLSEPEAGSDATSQKTTAIDMGDHYVINGTKNWITNGGRSDVYLVIAQTDKEKKHKGINAFIVERGTPGFDIGPKEDKLGIRGSDTHTLQFNDVKVPKENRIGEDGFGFKFAMKTLSGGRIGIAAQALGIAGGAYELALKYSKERKAFGTEICNHQAIAFKLADMYTEIEAARMLVMKAAWDKDQGNNYDMSSAMAKLYASKVAMEQTVEAVQIHGGNGFVKEYHVERMMRDAKITQIYEGTSEIQKIVISRGIIKG